From the Roseateles sp. XES5 genome, one window contains:
- a CDS encoding sarcosine oxidase subunit gamma, whose translation MAYDYQSVHALDGTIGAISARRPNHLAVHRQAALAVVLAASGHNAEAAGILVANGEFEARFSGPGEWLVLSQVHAPETLAAELALRLGDFAHVVDQSHGRVVLTLAGPDAARILANGIAVDLHADAFPVGRAANVLCGHLAVNLVRTGDASFDLVVMRSFAEALVDDLKRMARSFDLSVDFATR comes from the coding sequence ATGGCTTACGACTATCAGTCCGTGCACGCACTGGATGGCACCATCGGGGCAATTTCCGCTCGCCGGCCGAACCACCTTGCCGTTCATCGTCAGGCCGCGCTCGCCGTCGTCCTTGCGGCGTCCGGCCACAATGCAGAAGCGGCGGGCATCCTGGTCGCGAACGGCGAGTTCGAGGCCCGGTTTTCCGGTCCGGGCGAATGGCTGGTGCTGTCGCAGGTGCATGCGCCGGAAACGCTGGCCGCCGAGCTTGCCCTTCGGCTTGGCGATTTCGCTCATGTGGTCGACCAGAGCCATGGCCGCGTCGTGCTCACCCTGGCCGGTCCCGATGCCGCCCGGATCCTGGCGAACGGCATCGCCGTCGATCTTCATGCGGATGCCTTTCCGGTCGGCCGCGCGGCGAATGTCTTGTGCGGCCACCTTGCCGTCAACCTCGTGCGCACCGGCGATGCGAGCTTCGATCTCGTCGTGATGCGCTCCTTCGCCGAGGCGCTGGTGGACGATCTCAAGCGCATGGCGCGGAGCTTCGACCTGTCCGTGGATTTCGCCACGCGCTGA
- a CDS encoding FAD-dependent oxidoreductase, with protein sequence MKSHARVVVIGGGVVGCSVLYHLTKFGWTDVVLVERSELTSGSTWHAAGGMHTINGDPNVAKLQKYTVELYKEIEDYSGQDIGLHMTSGMMLAATKERFDWMKSILAKGRYMGLEAHLLSPKEAHDLMPLLDPDQFVGAVFDPVEGHLDPYGTTHAYAKSAKKNGADIYLHTKVEDLVQREDGSWRVITDKGEIVAEHVVNCGGLWAREIGRMVGLELPVLAMEHMYLITEDMPEVIEFNQTRGKELMHCVDFDGEIYLRQERNGMLMGTYEKACRPWSPLTTPWDFGHELLAEDIERITPELEVGFRHFPAFNKAGIKKVINGPFTFSPDGNPLVGPVRGMTNFWSACAVMAGFSQGGGVGLALANWMIHGDPGFDVFAMDVARYGDYATLAYTNAKVRENYSRRFSIRYPNEELPAARPLLTTPIYDRLKEAGAVFGASYGLEQALWFAPAGVEDHFSWRRSTDFATVGAEAKAVRDSVGLMETSGFAKYAVKGPGAEAWLDRLLTCRLPATGRMTLAPMLKDDGKLIGDFTLAKLGEGDFLLIGSGIAEDYHMRWFEAHLPKDGSVSLEALNLSLVGLAIAGPQARAVLEALTHQDLSTEAFPFMAVRRMDLGMAPAIVGRVSYTGDLGYEIWMKPQHQRYLYERLMEAGAGFGIRLFGLRALNALRLEKSYGSWSREYRPLYGPLEAGLERFVALGKDADFVGKAAAKAERETGGAMRLRIFIVEAKDADVIGDEPIYLDGAVRGWVTSGGYAHAAGVSVAIGYVPKEIADVATGWSIELLGEILTARLQAEPLFDPSGARMRG encoded by the coding sequence ATGAAGAGCCATGCAAGGGTCGTCGTCATCGGGGGCGGCGTCGTCGGCTGTTCCGTTCTCTACCATCTCACCAAGTTCGGCTGGACCGATGTCGTGCTCGTCGAACGCTCGGAGCTGACCTCCGGATCGACCTGGCATGCCGCCGGCGGCATGCACACCATCAACGGCGATCCCAACGTCGCCAAGCTGCAGAAATACACGGTCGAGCTCTACAAGGAGATCGAGGATTATTCCGGCCAGGATATCGGCCTGCACATGACCTCGGGCATGATGCTGGCGGCGACCAAAGAGCGTTTCGACTGGATGAAGTCGATCCTCGCCAAGGGGCGCTATATGGGCCTCGAAGCGCATCTGCTCAGCCCCAAGGAAGCCCATGACCTGATGCCGCTGCTCGATCCCGACCAGTTCGTCGGCGCGGTGTTCGATCCGGTCGAAGGCCATCTCGACCCCTACGGCACGACCCATGCCTATGCGAAATCGGCCAAGAAGAACGGTGCCGACATCTATCTGCACACCAAGGTGGAAGACCTCGTGCAGCGTGAGGACGGCAGCTGGCGCGTCATCACCGACAAGGGCGAAATCGTTGCCGAGCACGTCGTCAACTGCGGTGGCCTGTGGGCGCGCGAGATCGGCCGCATGGTCGGTCTCGAACTGCCGGTGCTCGCCATGGAGCACATGTATCTCATCACCGAGGACATGCCTGAAGTCATCGAGTTCAACCAGACGCGCGGCAAGGAGCTGATGCATTGCGTCGACTTCGACGGGGAGATCTATCTCCGGCAGGAGCGCAACGGCATGCTGATGGGCACCTATGAAAAGGCCTGCCGCCCATGGTCGCCGCTGACGACGCCGTGGGATTTCGGTCATGAGCTCCTGGCGGAGGATATCGAGCGTATCACGCCGGAACTGGAAGTCGGCTTCCGCCACTTCCCGGCCTTCAACAAGGCCGGTATCAAGAAGGTGATCAATGGTCCCTTCACCTTCTCGCCCGACGGCAACCCGCTCGTCGGTCCCGTACGCGGCATGACGAATTTCTGGTCGGCCTGTGCCGTCATGGCGGGCTTCAGCCAGGGCGGTGGTGTCGGCCTTGCGCTCGCCAACTGGATGATCCACGGCGACCCCGGCTTCGACGTCTTCGCCATGGATGTCGCGCGCTACGGCGACTATGCGACGCTCGCCTATACCAATGCCAAGGTGCGCGAAAACTATTCGCGCCGCTTTTCGATCCGCTATCCCAACGAAGAACTGCCGGCCGCCCGTCCGCTGCTGACGACGCCGATCTACGACAGGCTGAAGGAGGCGGGCGCGGTCTTCGGTGCGTCCTACGGGCTGGAGCAGGCGCTGTGGTTCGCGCCTGCCGGCGTCGAGGACCACTTCTCCTGGCGCCGCTCGACCGATTTTGCGACCGTCGGCGCTGAGGCAAAGGCGGTGCGCGACAGCGTCGGCCTGATGGAAACGTCGGGCTTTGCGAAATATGCCGTGAAGGGGCCGGGCGCGGAAGCCTGGCTCGACCGGCTGCTGACCTGCCGCCTGCCGGCGACGGGCCGCATGACGCTGGCGCCGATGCTGAAGGACGACGGCAAGCTCATCGGCGACTTCACGCTGGCCAAGCTCGGGGAGGGGGATTTCCTTCTCATCGGCTCTGGCATCGCCGAGGACTACCACATGCGCTGGTTCGAGGCGCATCTGCCGAAGGACGGCTCCGTCTCGCTCGAAGCCCTGAACCTCTCGCTCGTCGGCCTTGCCATTGCAGGTCCGCAGGCGCGCGCGGTGCTTGAGGCGCTGACGCATCAGGATCTTTCCACCGAGGCCTTCCCCTTCATGGCGGTGCGCAGGATGGATCTCGGCATGGCGCCGGCCATCGTCGGGCGCGTCAGCTATACCGGCGACCTCGGCTACGAGATCTGGATGAAGCCGCAGCACCAGCGCTATCTCTATGAGCGCCTGATGGAAGCCGGCGCCGGGTTCGGCATCCGTCTCTTCGGCTTGCGTGCCCTCAATGCGCTTCGCCTCGAAAAATCCTACGGGAGCTGGTCGCGGGAATACCGTCCGCTCTACGGGCCGCTCGAGGCCGGGCTGGAGCGCTTCGTCGCGCTCGGCAAGGATGCGGACTTCGTTGGCAAGGCCGCGGCGAAGGCCGAGCGGGAAACCGGAGGAGCGATGCGCCTTCGCATCTTCATCGTCGAGGCGAAGGATGCCGACGTCATCGGCGACGAGCCGATCTATCTCGACGGCGCGGTGCGCGGCTGGGTGACGTCGGGCGGCTATGCCCATGCGGCGGGCGTTTCCGTGGCCATCGGCTATGTGCCGAAGGAGATCGCGGATGTTGCAACCGGCTGGTCGATCGAGCTTCTCGGCGAGATATTGACAGCACGCCTGCAGGCCGAACCGCTCTTCGATCCGTCGGGCGCCCGGATGCGTGGCTGA
- a CDS encoding branched-chain amino acid ABC transporter permease produces MEYFVQQLVNGLTLGSIYGLIAIGYTMVYGIIGMINFAHGDIFMLGGFAALITFLLLTSVFVGLPVVILLLVMIAAAMLTASLWNWTIEKVAYRPLRGSFRLAPLITAIGMSIALSNFIQVTQGPRNKPIPPLVSSVYNVFGIAISLKQIIIMLLTVILLTTFWYIVNKTSLGRAQRATEQDRKMAALLGIDVDRTISVTFIMGASLAAVAGTMYLMYYGVTVFTDGFIPGVKAFTAAVLGGIGSLPGAVLGGLLIGLIESLWSAYFTIDYKDVATFSILAIVLIFKPSGILGRPEVEKV; encoded by the coding sequence ATGGAGTATTTCGTCCAGCAGCTCGTCAACGGGCTGACGCTTGGCTCGATTTATGGTCTGATAGCCATTGGCTACACCATGGTTTACGGCATCATCGGCATGATCAATTTCGCCCACGGCGATATCTTCATGCTGGGCGGTTTTGCCGCTCTCATCACCTTCCTCTTGCTCACCAGCGTGTTCGTCGGCCTGCCGGTCGTCATCCTGCTCCTGGTGATGATCGCCGCGGCAATGCTTACGGCGTCGCTGTGGAACTGGACCATCGAGAAGGTCGCCTACCGGCCGCTGCGCGGATCCTTCCGCCTCGCGCCGCTGATCACCGCAATCGGCATGTCGATCGCGCTGTCGAACTTCATTCAGGTCACGCAGGGTCCGCGCAACAAGCCGATCCCGCCGCTGGTCTCGTCGGTCTACAACGTCTTCGGCATCGCGATCTCGCTCAAGCAGATCATCATCATGCTGCTGACGGTCATCCTGCTGACGACCTTCTGGTACATCGTGAACAAGACTTCGCTGGGTAGGGCGCAGCGTGCGACCGAACAGGACCGCAAGATGGCGGCGCTGCTCGGCATCGACGTCGACCGCACGATCTCCGTGACCTTCATCATGGGCGCCTCGCTCGCTGCCGTCGCCGGCACCATGTACCTGATGTATTACGGCGTGACCGTCTTCACCGACGGCTTCATCCCGGGCGTCAAGGCCTTCACGGCTGCGGTTCTGGGCGGCATCGGCTCGCTTCCGGGCGCCGTGCTCGGCGGCCTGCTCATCGGCCTCATCGAGAGCCTGTGGTCCGCCTACTTCACCATCGACTACAAGGACGTCGCGACGTTCTCCATTCTCGCCATCGTCCTGATCTTCAAGCCGTCCGGCATTCTCGGACGACCGGAAGTCGAGAAGGTTTGA
- the livM gene encoding high-affinity branched-chain amino acid ABC transporter permease LivM: MSNISNSPESAGGNLTARALREGFFAGLISLGLFVLFVGLETTQNIRNELVLNQRWGLLAIFVIVAAVGRFLSVAYLRPYMAARKAALSNAAAETEESFFKRNFSKIAIVALLIYPPLMVMLFGVQGSLKWVDNFGIQILIYVMLAWGLNIVVGLAGLLDLGYVAFYAVGAYSYALLSQQFGFSFWVLLPLAGILAAFWGMILGFPVLRLKGDYLAIVTLAFGEIIRLVLINWTEVTRGTFGVSGIPKASVFGIWSFDVSAPNNFAKVFGLPMSSAYYKIFLFYLILALALLTAYVTIRLRRMPIGRAWEALREDEIACRSLGINTVTTKLTAFSIGAMFGGFAGSFFAVRQGFVSPESFVFLESAIILAIVVLGGMGSLIGIAVAAAVMVGGTELLREMTFLKAVFGPDFTPELYRMLIFGLAMVVVMVWKPRGFVGSREPTAFLRERKAVSGSFTKEGHG; the protein is encoded by the coding sequence ATGTCCAACATTTCCAACTCCCCTGAGAGCGCCGGCGGTAACCTGACGGCGCGGGCTCTGCGCGAGGGCTTTTTCGCGGGCCTCATCTCGCTCGGCCTCTTCGTCCTCTTCGTCGGTCTCGAGACCACGCAGAACATCCGCAACGAACTGGTGCTGAACCAGCGGTGGGGTCTGCTCGCGATCTTCGTGATCGTGGCTGCCGTCGGCCGGTTTCTCTCCGTCGCCTATCTCCGCCCCTATATGGCCGCCCGCAAGGCAGCCCTCTCGAACGCGGCAGCGGAAACGGAAGAGAGCTTCTTCAAGCGCAATTTCAGCAAGATCGCCATTGTCGCGCTGCTGATCTATCCGCCGCTGATGGTCATGCTCTTCGGCGTGCAGGGCTCGCTGAAATGGGTCGACAATTTCGGCATCCAGATTCTCATCTACGTGATGCTGGCCTGGGGTCTGAACATCGTCGTCGGCCTTGCCGGTCTGCTCGACCTCGGTTACGTCGCCTTCTACGCGGTCGGCGCCTATTCCTACGCCCTGCTCTCGCAGCAGTTCGGCTTCTCCTTCTGGGTTCTGCTGCCGCTCGCCGGCATCCTTGCCGCCTTCTGGGGCATGATCCTCGGCTTCCCGGTGCTGCGCCTGAAGGGCGACTATCTCGCCATCGTGACGCTCGCCTTCGGTGAGATCATCCGCCTTGTGCTGATCAACTGGACGGAAGTCACCCGCGGCACCTTCGGCGTCTCGGGCATCCCGAAGGCCTCGGTCTTCGGCATCTGGTCCTTTGACGTCAGCGCGCCGAACAACTTCGCCAAGGTTTTCGGCCTGCCGATGTCGTCGGCCTACTACAAGATCTTCCTCTTCTATCTCATCCTGGCGCTGGCTCTGCTCACCGCCTATGTGACGATCCGCCTGCGCCGCATGCCGATCGGCCGCGCCTGGGAAGCGCTGCGTGAAGACGAGATCGCCTGCCGCTCGCTCGGCATCAACACGGTGACGACCAAGCTGACGGCCTTTTCCATCGGCGCCATGTTCGGCGGTTTCGCCGGCTCCTTCTTCGCCGTGCGCCAGGGCTTCGTCTCGCCGGAAAGCTTCGTCTTCCTGGAATCGGCGATCATTCTCGCCATCGTGGTTCTCGGCGGCATGGGCTCGCTCATCGGCATCGCGGTTGCGGCGGCCGTCATGGTCGGCGGCACGGAACTGCTGCGCGAGATGACCTTCCTGAAGGCGGTCTTCGGGCCGGACTTCACCCCGGAACTCTACCGCATGCTGATCTTCGGCCTCGCCATGGTCGTCGTCATGGTCTGGAAGCCGCGCGGCTTCGTCGGAAGCCGTGAACCGACCGCCTTCCTTCGGGAACGCAAGGCAGTCTCCGGCAGCTTCACCAAGGAAGGGCACGGCTGA
- a CDS encoding ABC transporter ATP-binding protein, with translation MTNDPILKVEHLSMRFGGLMAINDLSFEAQRGEIIGLIGPNGAGKSTTFNCVTGFYKPTMGMITMRQKAGKEFLLERMTDFEITRDAKVARTFQNIRLFSGLTVLENLLVAQHNMLMKASGYTILGLLGLPGYKRAAAESIEIAKYWLEKASLIERADDPAGDLPYGAQRRLEIARAMCTGPEFLCLDEPAAGLNPRESLALNELLRSIRKDSGTSILLIEHDMSVVMEISDHVVVLEYGQKISDGTPDHVKNDPKVIAAYLGVEDDEVEEVIEQIEETQGGTH, from the coding sequence ATGACGAATGATCCCATCCTGAAAGTCGAGCACCTCTCGATGCGCTTCGGTGGCCTCATGGCCATCAACGACCTCTCCTTCGAGGCGCAGCGCGGCGAGATCATCGGCCTGATCGGCCCCAACGGCGCCGGCAAGAGCACCACCTTCAACTGCGTGACCGGCTTCTACAAGCCGACCATGGGCATGATCACGATGCGTCAGAAGGCCGGCAAGGAATTCCTGCTGGAGCGGATGACCGACTTCGAGATCACCCGCGATGCCAAGGTGGCGCGCACCTTCCAGAACATCCGGCTCTTCTCGGGCCTGACGGTTCTCGAAAACCTGCTCGTCGCCCAGCACAACATGCTGATGAAGGCGTCCGGCTATACGATCCTCGGCCTGCTCGGCCTCCCGGGCTACAAGAGGGCTGCGGCGGAATCGATCGAGATCGCCAAGTACTGGCTGGAAAAGGCAAGCCTCATCGAGCGCGCCGACGACCCGGCCGGCGATCTGCCCTACGGCGCCCAGCGCCGTCTGGAAATCGCCCGCGCCATGTGCACGGGGCCGGAATTCCTCTGCCTCGACGAGCCGGCGGCGGGCCTCAACCCGCGCGAGTCGCTCGCGCTCAACGAACTCCTGCGCTCCATCCGCAAGGACAGCGGCACGTCGATCCTGCTCATCGAGCACGACATGTCGGTCGTCATGGAAATCTCCGACCACGTGGTCGTGCTCGAATACGGGCAGAAGATTTCCGACGGCACGCCGGACCATGTGAAGAACGATCCGAAGGTTATCGCGGCCTATCTCGGTGTCGAAGATGATGAGGTCGAAGAGGTGATCGAGCAGATTGAAGAGACGCAGGGAGGTACGCACTGA
- a CDS encoding ABC transporter ATP-binding protein, which yields MSDTLLSVRAVETYYGNIRALAGVDVEVKKGEIVSLIGANGAGKSTLMMTICGSPQARAGTVTFDGEDITRLPTHLIARRRIAQSPEGRRIFPRMTVFENLQMGASLDNLKYFNEDVEKIFTLFPRLKERRNQLAGTMSGGEQQMLAMGRALMARPKLLLLDEPSLGLAPLIVKGIFDAIKKLNQEEGLTVFLVEQNAFAALKLSDRAYVMVNGQVTMSGSGKELLANPEVRAAYLEGGRH from the coding sequence ATGAGCGATACGCTTCTTAGCGTCCGGGCCGTGGAAACCTACTACGGCAATATCCGCGCACTTGCAGGCGTCGATGTCGAGGTCAAGAAGGGCGAGATCGTCTCGCTGATCGGTGCCAACGGCGCCGGCAAGTCGACCCTGATGATGACGATCTGCGGCAGCCCGCAGGCCCGCGCCGGCACCGTCACCTTCGACGGCGAGGACATCACGCGCCTGCCGACGCATCTCATCGCCCGTCGCCGCATCGCGCAGTCGCCGGAAGGGCGTCGCATCTTCCCGCGCATGACGGTCTTCGAAAACCTTCAGATGGGCGCGAGCCTCGATAACCTGAAGTATTTCAACGAGGACGTGGAAAAGATCTTCACGCTCTTCCCGCGCCTGAAGGAGCGTCGCAACCAGCTCGCGGGCACCATGTCGGGCGGCGAGCAGCAGATGCTGGCCATGGGCCGGGCGCTGATGGCGCGTCCGAAGCTGCTGCTTCTCGACGAACCGTCGCTCGGCCTCGCGCCGCTGATCGTCAAGGGCATCTTCGACGCGATCAAGAAGCTCAACCAGGAGGAGGGGCTGACTGTCTTCCTCGTCGAGCAGAACGCTTTTGCCGCCCTCAAGCTCTCCGACCGGGCCTATGTGATGGTCAACGGCCAGGTGACGATGAGCGGTTCGGGCAAGGAACTTCTGGCCAACCCGGAAGTGCGCGCCGCCTATCTCGAAGGCGGACGCCACTAA
- a CDS encoding DUF6867 family protein, whose translation MQGILYEEPSIWQFLFITVIMGGWTAWRTGKSVAENWQNYGTLVIYVLFLGVAIRFIHHALFHGTMLTPQYYVVDTLVLLLFATLGYRYYRTRQMSNNYYWLYEKASPFSWKSK comes from the coding sequence ATGCAGGGAATTCTCTACGAAGAGCCGTCCATCTGGCAGTTCCTCTTCATCACCGTCATCATGGGCGGCTGGACCGCTTGGCGCACCGGCAAGAGCGTCGCGGAGAACTGGCAGAACTACGGAACGCTGGTCATCTACGTCCTTTTCCTGGGCGTTGCGATCCGCTTCATCCATCACGCGCTGTTCCACGGCACCATGCTGACACCGCAGTACTATGTCGTGGACACGCTCGTGCTTTTGTTGTTTGCTACGCTCGGTTACCGCTACTATCGTACGCGGCAAATGAGCAACAACTACTACTGGCTCTATGAAAAGGCTTCGCCCTTTTCCTGGAAGTCCAAATAA
- a CDS encoding branched-chain amino acid ABC transporter substrate-binding protein: protein MKKSLMSAVALAAMVAFSGSAWADILIGVGGPLTGPNAAFGAQLQKGAEQAAADINAAGGINGEQIKIVLGDDVSDPKQGVSVANKFVADGVKFVVGHFNSGVSIPASEIYAENGILQITPASTNPTYTERGLWNTFRTCGRDDQQGAVAGSFIAANYKDAKVAVVHDKTPYGQGLADETKKAMNEAGITESLYEGVNIGDKDFSALIAKMKEAGVSVVYWGGLHTEFGLMERQAADQGLKATFMSGDGIVSNELASIAGDAVDGTLMTFAPDPRKNAAAKDLVEKFRAAGFEPEAYTLYSYAAVQVIAEGAKAAGGTDAQAVAEAIKAKGPFNTAIGELGFDEKGDITRPDYVMYTWKKGDDGKYTYVENQ from the coding sequence ATGAAGAAGTCTCTCATGTCGGCTGTTGCTTTGGCTGCAATGGTCGCTTTCAGCGGCAGCGCCTGGGCCGACATCCTGATCGGCGTCGGCGGCCCGCTGACCGGTCCGAACGCCGCATTCGGCGCGCAGCTGCAGAAGGGTGCCGAGCAGGCCGCTGCCGACATCAACGCAGCCGGCGGCATCAACGGCGAGCAGATCAAGATCGTGCTCGGCGACGACGTGTCCGACCCGAAGCAGGGCGTTTCGGTCGCCAACAAGTTCGTCGCTGACGGCGTGAAGTTCGTTGTCGGCCACTTCAACTCGGGCGTTTCCATCCCGGCGTCGGAAATCTACGCTGAAAACGGCATCCTGCAGATCACCCCGGCTTCCACGAACCCGACCTACACCGAGCGCGGTCTGTGGAACACCTTCCGTACCTGCGGCCGTGACGACCAGCAGGGCGCCGTAGCAGGCTCCTTCATCGCCGCCAACTACAAGGACGCCAAGGTTGCCGTCGTTCACGACAAGACCCCGTATGGCCAGGGCCTTGCCGACGAAACCAAGAAGGCAATGAACGAAGCCGGCATCACCGAATCGCTCTATGAAGGCGTGAACATCGGCGACAAGGACTTCTCCGCTCTCATCGCCAAGATGAAGGAAGCCGGCGTTTCCGTCGTCTACTGGGGCGGTCTGCACACCGAGTTCGGCCTGATGGAACGCCAGGCTGCCGACCAGGGCCTGAAAGCAACCTTCATGTCGGGCGACGGTATCGTCTCGAACGAACTGGCTTCGATCGCCGGCGACGCCGTCGACGGCACGCTGATGACGTTCGCTCCGGACCCGCGCAAGAACGCCGCTGCCAAGGATCTCGTCGAGAAGTTCCGCGCTGCCGGCTTCGAGCCGGAAGCCTACACGCTCTACTCCTACGCTGCCGTTCAGGTCATCGCTGAAGGCGCCAAGGCTGCTGGCGGCACCGACGCACAGGCTGTTGCCGAAGCCATCAAGGCGAAGGGCCCGTTCAACACCGCCATCGGTGAACTCGGCTTCGACGAAAAGGGCGACATCACCCGTCCGGACTACGTCATGTACACCTGGAAGAAGGGTGACGACGGCAAGTACACCTACGTCGAGAACCAGTAA
- a CDS encoding lysozyme inhibitor LprI family protein: MIFGIRLLLPLAALVASVSFAGAQDETALDCGASTAQPDLNDCAYRAYEAEDAALNAAYKKAMARAKALDTENTDPPLYADPIGAVDALKNAQRAWIGYRDGHCVLAGFQARGGQAEPMLVSGCLADLTRKRTDELKEFLETDY; the protein is encoded by the coding sequence ATGATCTTCGGTATTCGCCTTCTGCTTCCCCTTGCAGCCCTCGTTGCGTCCGTCTCCTTCGCCGGGGCGCAGGATGAAACGGCGCTGGATTGCGGCGCCTCCACGGCGCAGCCCGATCTCAACGATTGCGCCTACCGCGCCTATGAAGCGGAAGATGCCGCGCTGAACGCCGCCTACAAGAAGGCGATGGCCAGGGCGAAGGCGCTGGACACGGAAAACACCGACCCGCCGCTCTATGCCGATCCCATCGGCGCCGTCGATGCGCTGAAGAACGCCCAGCGCGCCTGGATCGGTTATCGCGACGGCCATTGCGTGCTGGCGGGGTTTCAGGCGCGGGGCGGGCAGGCCGAACCCATGCTGGTTTCCGGTTGCCTCGCCGATCTCACACGCAAGCGGACGGACGAGCTGAAGGAATTTCTGGAGACGGACTATTGA
- a CDS encoding glycosyltransferase family 29 protein — MTRRIAIVGNGPIRDGLADAIDSADIVVRFNLCRSAGAGGVRTDIIAVCNTGRPALEMLAGGRWKASETVRQASEIWCVRAPETFAALRAPLSLSHPDLDDFCDDYTSGFETFARVTGRRLCIIPAATHRALDVSLAAFDPVPYVVPSSGLITIAHVLDSIAMEGDTVAIAGFGHEGWEWHPFAAERRWVEAAIAAGRLERLDRLA, encoded by the coding sequence ATGACGCGCCGGATCGCCATCGTCGGAAACGGTCCGATCCGCGACGGGCTTGCCGACGCGATCGACAGCGCCGACATCGTCGTCCGCTTCAATCTCTGCCGCTCGGCGGGCGCGGGCGGTGTCAGGACGGATATCATCGCTGTCTGCAACACGGGGCGCCCCGCGCTGGAAATGCTGGCCGGCGGACGCTGGAAGGCGAGCGAGACGGTCCGGCAGGCCAGCGAGATCTGGTGCGTGCGCGCACCGGAAACCTTTGCCGCATTGCGCGCGCCGCTGTCTCTCAGCCATCCCGATCTTGACGATTTCTGCGACGACTACACGTCCGGTTTTGAAACCTTCGCCCGCGTGACGGGGCGGCGGCTTTGCATCATACCGGCGGCAACGCACCGGGCGCTCGATGTCTCGCTCGCCGCCTTCGACCCGGTCCCCTATGTGGTGCCGAGTTCCGGGTTGATCACCATCGCGCATGTGCTCGATAGCATCGCCATGGAGGGTGACACCGTCGCGATAGCCGGTTTCGGTCACGAGGGATGGGAGTGGCATCCCTTCGCCGCCGAACGGCGCTGGGTGGAGGCCGCCATTGCCGCCGGTCGTCTCGAGCGCCTTGACCGGCTGGCCTGA
- a CDS encoding GGDEF domain-containing protein: MRGRLALWLRAQIELGVFETKADISAFVLNTVLVATTLATSTYLVVAAILAHFGLLPYPLRSAIGFGGSTTIVIAASITALLAWLIGTAIHELSLSRAEFERRSRLDALSGLYNRQAFTDALSQTTENGFFVIFDVDRFKDVNDTHGHAVGDDVIVAVAEELKRVFLPGHLVGRFGGEEFAAFIRSEDRSDCWLLVEEARRSVSGRRVAAGEGTIAVTLSAGIADRKGERPFEAVFVAADRALYLAKSLGRDRSVHEDEGEALLAPRRRAAAGRRR, from the coding sequence ATGCGTGGCAGGCTGGCCCTCTGGTTGAGGGCGCAGATCGAACTTGGCGTTTTTGAAACGAAGGCGGACATTTCGGCCTTCGTGCTGAACACGGTTCTGGTGGCGACCACCCTTGCGACGTCCACCTATCTCGTGGTTGCCGCCATTCTTGCGCATTTCGGGCTCTTGCCCTATCCGCTGCGCTCCGCCATCGGCTTCGGCGGTTCGACGACTATCGTGATCGCCGCCAGCATCACCGCGCTGCTTGCCTGGCTGATCGGTACGGCGATCCATGAACTCTCGCTGTCGCGCGCTGAATTCGAGCGGCGCAGCCGGCTGGATGCCCTGTCCGGTCTCTACAATCGCCAGGCCTTTACCGATGCGCTGTCGCAAACGACGGAGAACGGTTTCTTCGTGATATTCGATGTCGACCGCTTCAAGGACGTCAACGACACCCATGGCCATGCGGTGGGCGACGATGTCATCGTTGCGGTGGCGGAGGAGTTGAAACGGGTTTTCCTGCCCGGCCATCTCGTCGGCCGCTTCGGCGGCGAGGAGTTCGCCGCCTTCATCCGCAGCGAGGACCGCAGCGACTGCTGGCTTCTCGTGGAGGAGGCGCGCCGGTCGGTGAGCGGGCGGCGGGTCGCGGCGGGCGAGGGCACGATTGCCGTTACGCTGTCGGCCGGCATTGCCGACCGGAAAGGCGAGCGGCCGTTCGAGGCCGTCTTCGTGGCGGCGGATCGGGCGCTTTATCTCGCCAAGTCGCTGGGGCGCGACCGTTCGGTCCATGAGGACGAAGGCGAAGCGCTGCTTGCGCCGCGCCGGCGGGCGGCTGCGGGACGGCGCCGTTGA